In Paraflavitalea devenefica, the following are encoded in one genomic region:
- the porX gene encoding T9SS response regulator signal transducer PorX: protein MALGKILWVDDEIESLQSQILFLQNKGYEVSALTNGFDAVDFVRDNIVDVVLLDETMPGITGLETIAKIKEVNQQVPIVMITKNETENLMDEAIGSQITDYLIKPVNPNQVLLSLKKIIDNKRLVAEKTTTAYQQQFRNLFMALNSSPDYNEWMEIYKKLVYWELEMEKSDSPEMQEVFQSQKSEANNEFFKFVSKNYAKWVSPKSTEGPVMSHTLFKFKVMPHVEKGVPTFFLLIDNLRFDQWKAIQPIFAESFRILEEESFYSILPTATQYARNAIFSGLLPMDIEKAYPQQWKNDDEEGGKNLFEEEFFRGQLKRMKRDDVRFSYTKILNNQAGQDLVNNIHNLLNNDLNIIVYNFVDMLSHARTEMEVLKELAGDETSYRSVTRSWFEHSPLHQALKKIADKKINIVLATDHGSVRVKTPAKVIGDKQTTTNLRYKHGRNLNYEPKEVLAFRDPKEAGLPVPTVNSSFIFAKEDLFLCYPNNYNYYVNYYRNTFQHGGVSLEEMIVPVIKMTNK, encoded by the coding sequence ATGGCATTAGGAAAGATACTCTGGGTAGATGATGAAATAGAAAGCTTACAATCGCAGATCCTGTTCTTACAGAACAAGGGTTATGAGGTAAGTGCATTGACCAATGGTTTTGATGCCGTGGACTTTGTGCGCGATAATATTGTGGATGTGGTATTACTGGATGAAACGATGCCCGGTATTACCGGCCTGGAAACGATTGCCAAGATCAAAGAAGTAAACCAGCAGGTGCCTATTGTGATGATCACGAAGAATGAGACGGAGAACCTGATGGATGAAGCGATCGGCAGCCAGATCACGGATTACCTGATCAAACCGGTAAATCCCAACCAGGTACTGTTGAGCCTGAAGAAGATCATTGATAATAAAAGATTAGTGGCTGAGAAAACGACTACCGCCTACCAGCAACAGTTCCGCAACCTGTTTATGGCGCTGAACAGCAGCCCGGATTATAATGAGTGGATGGAGATCTATAAAAAGCTGGTGTACTGGGAGCTGGAAATGGAAAAAAGTGACAGCCCGGAAATGCAGGAGGTATTCCAGTCGCAGAAAAGTGAGGCCAATAATGAGTTTTTCAAGTTTGTGTCGAAGAACTACGCCAAATGGGTGAGCCCGAAGAGTACAGAAGGACCGGTCATGTCGCATACCCTGTTTAAGTTCAAGGTAATGCCCCATGTAGAGAAGGGAGTGCCTACTTTTTTCCTGCTGATCGATAACCTGCGTTTTGATCAATGGAAAGCCATACAGCCCATTTTTGCGGAGAGTTTCCGCATCCTGGAAGAGGAAAGTTTTTACAGCATTCTGCCTACTGCTACCCAATATGCACGGAATGCCATATTCAGTGGTTTACTCCCGATGGATATAGAAAAAGCTTATCCGCAACAGTGGAAAAATGATGATGAGGAAGGGGGGAAGAACCTGTTTGAGGAAGAGTTTTTCCGTGGACAACTGAAGCGTATGAAGCGTGATGATGTGCGTTTTTCCTATACCAAGATATTGAATAACCAGGCGGGGCAGGACCTGGTAAATAATATCCATAACCTGCTGAATAATGACCTGAATATTATTGTATACAATTTTGTGGATATGCTGAGCCATGCCCGCACCGAGATGGAGGTGCTGAAGGAACTGGCAGGCGACGAAACGAGTTACCGGTCTGTAACCAGGAGCTGGTTTGAACACTCCCCTCTGCACCAGGCATTAAAGAAGATTGCAGATAAGAAGATCAATATTGTATTGGCTACCGATCATGGCAGTGTACGGGTGAAGACGCCGGCCAAGGTGATCGGGGATAAGCAAACAACCACAAACCTGCGGTATAAGCATGGCCGCAACCTGAATTATGAGCCCAAAGAGGTGCTGGCCTTCCGCGATCCCAAAGAGGCCGGATTACCGGTTCCTACAGTGAATTCTTCCTTTATTTTCGCCAAAGAAGACCTGTTCCTCTGCTATCCGAATAATTACAACTATTATGTGAATTATTACCGGAATACCTTCCAGCATGGGGGGGTAAGCCTGGAGGAGATGATCGTGCCGGTGATTAAGATGACGAATAAGTAA
- the lpxD gene encoding UDP-3-O-(3-hydroxymyristoyl)glucosamine N-acyltransferase: MQFTAAQIAMLINGTIEGDANAAVGSFGKIEEAQKGQLAFLANPKYEDYLYTTGASIVIINASQELKQPVTATLLRVPDAYTAFATLLSKYQEMVTQQMSGIQEPSYIAKSAKLGQNIFIGAFSYIGENVTLGNNVKIFPNTFIGDNVKVGDNTIIHPGVKVYHDCVVGKNVTIHAGTVVGSDGFGFAPQADGSFKKVPQIGNVVVEDFVEIGANATIDRATMGSTLIKSGAKLDNLIQIAHNVEVGNNTVIAAQAGVSGSTKLGNNVMIGGQAGIVGHLTIADGARINAQSGVSKSIKTPNTAVTGSPAFDYTSTLRSQALSRNLPDMEKRIKELEKLVQQLLSEKVNL, from the coding sequence ATGCAATTCACGGCAGCACAAATAGCCATGCTCATAAACGGAACCATTGAAGGTGATGCCAATGCCGCCGTTGGTTCATTCGGAAAAATTGAAGAAGCACAAAAAGGCCAGCTTGCTTTTCTGGCCAATCCCAAATATGAAGATTACCTGTACACTACCGGGGCGTCTATCGTCATCATCAATGCGTCACAGGAACTGAAACAACCGGTCACCGCCACCCTGCTCCGCGTGCCGGATGCCTATACTGCCTTTGCTACCCTGCTGTCCAAATACCAGGAAATGGTTACCCAGCAAATGAGCGGTATCCAGGAGCCCAGCTACATTGCCAAATCAGCCAAACTGGGACAAAACATCTTCATCGGCGCCTTCAGCTATATAGGAGAAAATGTAACGCTGGGCAACAACGTAAAAATATTCCCCAACACTTTCATTGGCGACAATGTGAAAGTGGGCGATAATACCATCATTCATCCCGGCGTAAAAGTGTACCACGACTGTGTGGTGGGTAAGAACGTCACCATTCATGCCGGTACCGTAGTAGGGAGCGATGGTTTCGGCTTTGCTCCCCAGGCCGACGGCAGCTTCAAAAAAGTACCCCAGATCGGCAATGTGGTAGTAGAAGATTTTGTGGAGATAGGGGCCAATGCCACCATTGACCGGGCCACCATGGGCTCTACCCTCATTAAATCGGGCGCCAAGCTGGATAACCTCATCCAGATAGCCCACAACGTAGAGGTAGGCAACAATACCGTTATTGCCGCCCAGGCAGGGGTAAGTGGCAGCACCAAGCTCGGTAACAATGTGATGATCGGCGGCCAGGCAGGTATCGTAGGCCACCTGACGATTGCCGACGGGGCCCGTATCAATGCCCAGAGCGGCGTAAGCAAATCCATCAAAACTCCCAATACGGCCGTAACAGGCTCACCGGCATTCGATTATACCAGCACCCTCCGCAGCCAGGCGCTCAGCCGCAACCTGCCCGACATGGAAAAGCGCATCAAGGAACTGGAAAAACTGGTGCAACAGCTTCTGTCCGAAAAAGTAAATTTATAA
- a CDS encoding HD domain-containing protein produces the protein MTSGIRKIINDPVYGFITLDHPLIFKVIAHPWYQRLRRIHQMAFAQLVYPGAVHTRLHHSLGAYHLMSNALHELKNKGINITPEEEVAAKIAILLHDIGHGPYSHALENKLLKGIHHETISIRIMEILNNELEGALTLAIDIFTNKYHKPFLHQLISGQLDVDRMDYLTRDSFFTGVSEGVIGYDRILKMLTVEDNELMVEEKAVYSIEKFLVSRRLMYWQVYLHKTVLCAEKMLVKIVERAQELITRGQSVSCTSPVFDFFLQNHHSVTSIENHLEQFCLLDDYDVLATIKNWMFHPDKVLAKLCHCLVTRRLLKVKLTATPVDPAWLEEQRNRICRDMQIEEQDCHYFLFGGVAENTTYDPREEKINILFKDGTIKDISRVDNALIHQALASPVKKYYICYLN, from the coding sequence ATGACGTCCGGCATCAGAAAGATCATAAATGACCCTGTTTACGGTTTCATTACCCTCGATCATCCGCTTATCTTTAAAGTCATTGCCCATCCCTGGTACCAGCGCCTGCGCCGGATCCACCAGATGGCCTTTGCCCAGTTGGTATATCCTGGCGCCGTTCATACCCGTCTGCACCATTCCCTCGGTGCTTATCACCTTATGAGCAATGCCCTCCATGAACTGAAAAATAAGGGCATCAACATTACCCCCGAGGAAGAAGTGGCGGCCAAAATAGCCATTTTGTTGCATGATATAGGCCATGGCCCCTATTCCCATGCACTGGAAAACAAGCTCCTGAAGGGCATACACCATGAAACTATCTCCATCCGGATCATGGAGATCCTGAACAATGAACTGGAAGGGGCGCTCACCCTGGCCATTGATATATTTACGAACAAATACCACAAACCGTTTCTTCACCAGCTCATCTCCGGCCAGTTGGATGTAGACCGCATGGACTACCTCACCCGCGACAGCTTCTTTACCGGTGTATCGGAGGGGGTTATAGGCTATGACCGCATCCTGAAAATGCTCACCGTAGAGGACAATGAACTAATGGTAGAGGAAAAAGCCGTCTATTCCATTGAGAAATTCCTTGTATCGCGCCGGCTCATGTACTGGCAGGTATACCTGCATAAAACAGTACTCTGCGCCGAAAAAATGCTGGTAAAGATTGTTGAAAGGGCGCAGGAACTCATTACCAGGGGGCAATCCGTTAGCTGTACTTCTCCTGTATTTGATTTCTTTTTGCAAAACCACCATTCCGTCACCTCCATAGAAAACCACCTGGAGCAATTCTGCCTGCTGGACGACTACGATGTACTGGCCACCATCAAAAACTGGATGTTCCATCCTGATAAAGTGCTGGCCAAATTGTGCCACTGCCTCGTTACCCGGCGTTTATTAAAAGTTAAATTAACGGCTACACCCGTTGATCCTGCCTGGCTGGAAGAACAACGGAACAGGATTTGCCGCGATATGCAGATTGAAGAGCAGGATTGTCACTACTTTCTTTTTGGCGGCGTAGCCGAAAATACCACCTACGACCCCCGCGAAGAAAAGATCAACATCCTGTTCAAGGACGGCACCATAAAAGATATTTCCCGGGTTGACAACGCTTTGATACACCAGGCACTCGCCAGCCCTGTGAAAAAATATTACATTTGCTACTTAAACTAG
- a CDS encoding ComEA family DNA-binding protein — MKNYLREYFSFTKKERTGIIVLLVLIGVTVALPYFIRVPSTPPDRAAFEKLQQQLAQLETAKDSGYEAPYTPDHDLVTESRDEEVVLFAFDPNRLPAEGWKRLGIRERTAHVIQHYLAKGGRFRRPDDLYKIYGLRKEEVDRLLPYVTIEAIEPAKERPVAGRTPDSIAHHNLPKRFKEPAVIDINTADTTAFIALRGIGSKLAQRIVHFREKLGGFYAVEQVGETYGLPDSTFQQIRKLLHCPSPALRTININVTDVTTLQQHPYIRWPLANAIVQYRQQHGVYESVDQLLQINTVTPVVLEKIRPYLAIE; from the coding sequence ATGAAAAACTACCTGCGGGAATATTTCAGCTTCACTAAGAAAGAGCGGACCGGCATTATTGTATTGCTGGTATTGATAGGAGTTACTGTTGCCCTCCCTTATTTTATAAGGGTTCCTTCCACACCACCCGACAGGGCTGCTTTTGAAAAGCTGCAACAACAACTGGCGCAACTGGAAACGGCAAAGGATTCCGGCTATGAAGCACCCTATACTCCAGACCATGATCTTGTTACAGAAAGCCGGGATGAAGAAGTTGTACTGTTTGCCTTTGATCCGAACCGTTTACCGGCGGAAGGCTGGAAAAGACTGGGCATCCGGGAACGTACGGCCCATGTTATTCAGCATTACCTGGCTAAAGGCGGCCGGTTTCGCCGGCCCGACGATCTATATAAGATTTACGGGCTGCGGAAGGAAGAAGTTGACCGTTTGTTGCCGTATGTGACGATAGAAGCCATTGAGCCGGCAAAAGAACGGCCCGTTGCAGGACGGACCCCTGATTCTATAGCACACCACAACCTGCCCAAACGCTTTAAGGAACCTGCTGTGATTGATATTAATACGGCTGATACAACAGCCTTTATTGCCCTGCGTGGCATTGGCAGTAAACTGGCGCAACGGATTGTTCATTTCAGGGAAAAGCTGGGTGGTTTTTATGCCGTGGAGCAGGTGGGAGAGACATATGGCCTGCCGGACTCAACTTTTCAGCAGATCAGGAAATTACTGCATTGCCCATCACCGGCCTTGCGGACGATCAATATCAATGTTACTGATGTCACTACGCTTCAACAGCATCCCTATATCCGTTGGCCGCTGGCCAATGCCATTGTGCAATACAGGCAGCAGCATGGCGTTTATGAATCGGTAGACCAGTTATTGCAGATCAACACGGTAACACCTGTCGTGTTGGAGAAAATAAGACCCTATCTGGCTATTGAGTAA
- a CDS encoding MBL fold metallo-hydrolase, producing MSYPSLTITFLGTGTSSGVPMIACDCPVCQSTDQKDKRLRSSILVQSPTTTLAVDAGPDFRYQMLRAKVKHLDAIIFTHPHKDHVAGLDDVRAFNFFSRQPMQVFANEMTQEVIVREFPYAFYETRYPGLPEIHLTTIDLTPFMVGDILVTPVQVWHLKMPVMGFRFGKFTYITDANSIEPAEKEKIRGSEVLVLNTLRKEKHISHYSLSEGIEVAQELQIPQTYFTHLSHQMGKHADVEKELPEGIHLGWDGLVINL from the coding sequence GTGAGTTATCCTTCATTAACTATCACTTTTTTAGGAACGGGCACCAGCAGCGGCGTACCCATGATTGCCTGCGATTGCCCGGTTTGCCAATCTACCGATCAAAAAGACAAAAGGCTGCGGTCAAGTATCCTGGTACAATCACCCACTACCACCCTGGCAGTTGATGCCGGCCCCGATTTCCGCTACCAGATGTTGCGGGCGAAAGTAAAACACCTCGATGCAATTATATTTACCCATCCCCATAAAGACCATGTGGCGGGGCTGGATGATGTGCGGGCCTTTAATTTTTTCTCCCGGCAGCCGATGCAGGTGTTTGCCAATGAGATGACGCAGGAGGTGATTGTCCGGGAGTTTCCCTATGCTTTTTATGAAACGAGGTATCCGGGCTTGCCGGAGATCCATCTTACCACGATTGACCTGACGCCTTTTATGGTAGGCGATATCCTGGTCACCCCTGTGCAGGTATGGCATTTAAAGATGCCGGTGATGGGCTTTCGCTTTGGGAAGTTTACCTATATCACCGACGCCAATAGTATCGAGCCTGCAGAGAAAGAGAAGATCCGCGGGAGCGAGGTATTGGTGTTGAATACCCTGCGGAAAGAGAAACATATTTCGCATTACAGCCTGTCGGAAGGCATTGAAGTAGCGCAGGAATTGCAGATCCCCCAAACTTATTTCACCCACCTTAGTCACCAGATGGGCAAGCATGCCGATGTTGAAAAAGAGCTCCCCGAGGGTATTCACCTGGGCTGGGATGGGCTGGTGATAAATCTATAA